In a single window of the Limnochorda sp. L945t genome:
- a CDS encoding transposase, whose protein sequence is MGLIRSRGHLHTLGGAQQGGCPVPPRRPHYPPEFRAEAVRLVRTSGKTQKEIAADLRVSTESLRKWVRQGPAPPRPSPHPPRTRSAPPPAADAGRWPIRNCPPG, encoded by the coding sequence ATGGGGTTGATCCGATCCCGTGGACACCTGCACACTTTGGGCGGAGCCCAACAAGGAGGGTGTCCCGTGCCACCAAGGCGACCCCATTACCCGCCGGAGTTTCGCGCCGAGGCCGTGCGGCTGGTACGTACCTCCGGCAAGACGCAGAAGGAGATCGCCGCCGACCTCAGGGTCTCCACGGAATCTCTGCGCAAATGGGTACGCCAGGGGCCGGCGCCGCCCCGGCCGTCACCGCACCCGCCCCGTACGAGGAGCGCACCCCCTCCTGCCGCCGATGCTGGGCGGTGGCCCATCCGCAACTGCCCCCCTGGGTAG
- a CDS encoding ABC transporter substrate-binding protein gives MRIVHEWLGDLELPDAPGRVVSLAPNATETVFLLGGGERLVGRSSFCYRPDAARQLPVAGNYTKARWQLLERLRPELILTTTGVQNPLTLELRRRAYAVFPVPLPHSPWGVLENAVLIGDLLRLGATPLVDGLARRLLRLRGVGQGLPVYVELDLGGPVTIGRASYLAAALRWMGMANVYDHEPQAYFAPDLGEVLNLRPDLIVYEPKPWAAAGGRAAAMLAERGWGAVPAYVTPGDYLAHYGPSLIEALEALARFIKGRRGSS, from the coding sequence ATGCGCATCGTTCACGAATGGCTCGGCGACCTGGAACTGCCCGACGCGCCGGGCCGCGTCGTCAGCCTGGCGCCCAACGCCACCGAGACTGTCTTCCTGCTCGGTGGGGGCGAGCGACTCGTCGGGCGGAGCAGCTTCTGCTACCGGCCCGACGCCGCCCGCCAGCTTCCCGTGGCAGGCAACTACACCAAGGCCCGCTGGCAACTGCTCGAGCGGCTGCGACCGGAACTCATCCTGACCACCACCGGCGTGCAAAATCCCCTGACGCTGGAACTGCGCCGGCGCGCCTACGCCGTCTTCCCGGTTCCCTTGCCCCACTCGCCGTGGGGCGTACTCGAAAACGCCGTGCTGATCGGCGACCTGCTGAGGCTGGGTGCGACGCCCCTGGTCGACGGCCTGGCCCGGCGGCTCCTGCGGTTGCGGGGCGTGGGCCAGGGGCTGCCCGTCTACGTGGAGTTGGATCTCGGCGGCCCTGTCACCATCGGCCGTGCCAGCTATCTGGCGGCCGCGCTGCGGTGGATGGGCATGGCGAACGTCTACGACCATGAGCCGCAGGCGTACTTCGCCCCCGACCTGGGAGAAGTCTTGAACCTGAGACCGGACCTCATCGTCTACGAACCCAAGCCCTGGGCTGCGGCGGGCGGCCGGGCGGCCGCGATGCTGGCCGAGCGTGGCTGGGGCGCCGTGCCGGCCTACGTCACGCCGGGGGACTATCTGGCCCATTACGGGCCGAGCCTCATCGAGGCGCTGGAGGCCCTGGCCCGGTTCATCAAGGGGCGAAGAGGATCGTCCTGA
- a CDS encoding PDDEXK family nuclease, translating to MDEGQLVIMAPAGWRHNRTVSRTARLLGNFAKVRRLGEEPVLPGLACRLMEEHLKGLIGLHRVATKWPRGGRYRPTR from the coding sequence ATCGACGAGGGGCAACTGGTGATCATGGCTCCGGCGGGATGGAGGCATAACCGCACGGTAAGCCGCACCGCTCGACTGCTGGGCAACTTCGCGAAGGTGCGGAGGCTCGGCGAAGAGCCTGTCCTGCCTGGGCTTGCCTGCCGGCTCATGGAGGAGCATCTCAAGGGCCTGATCGGCCTTCACCGCGTGGCCACAAAGTGGCCCCGGGGTGGCCGGTACCGGCCGACTCGGTGA
- a CDS encoding oligosaccharide flippase family protein: MSWSSIARGQVRHLVLAAVRHPVARNAVALYAARAVNYVFPLILVPYLARVLKPSGYGMVLLAQSLAIWLTLIMEYGFVLSATREVARHRREREHLRDIVSSVLGAQLLLALTAACLTVASGFFVDAFRAEPGFAILAWLIAISQAFAPVWYFQGIELMTYPATVNVIAKGLATGATFLWVGRPEDAWKVLALQGMGGFVAMWILFGKMAREVRPSWPSAGKVKAALRMGWPLFFYRGAASLFTTANTFVLGVFVPPERVAFYAGPEKIAKAMLSTLEPFGQALYPRMTRLAAEDEVKAGRLGRAALGLVATLGMVLGFVTWAGASPFVRLFLGDDYAPAIPVLRVLAWVIPASALGNFLGIQWMLPYGMDRVFNTIIASSGVLNIALALVLAPTRGPLGMATAVVATEALIALSAFAVLWRRRAALLRLIHYRGRLT; the protein is encoded by the coding sequence ATGAGCTGGTCTTCCATTGCAAGAGGCCAAGTCAGGCATCTAGTACTGGCGGCTGTGCGCCATCCTGTCGCACGCAACGCAGTCGCGCTTTACGCCGCGCGGGCGGTTAACTACGTGTTTCCGCTCATTCTCGTGCCATATCTTGCCCGTGTACTCAAGCCGAGCGGCTACGGCATGGTGTTACTGGCGCAATCTCTGGCCATTTGGTTGACTCTGATCATGGAGTATGGCTTTGTCCTTTCCGCCACTCGGGAGGTGGCCCGACATCGACGAGAGCGGGAGCATCTGAGAGACATCGTCAGCAGCGTCCTCGGTGCCCAATTATTGCTCGCTCTTACGGCTGCCTGTCTGACAGTCGCGTCCGGTTTTTTCGTGGACGCTTTTCGAGCCGAGCCCGGATTCGCAATCTTGGCATGGCTAATCGCGATCTCCCAGGCGTTCGCCCCCGTGTGGTATTTCCAAGGCATCGAGCTGATGACGTACCCCGCTACTGTGAACGTCATCGCCAAAGGGCTTGCCACAGGAGCCACCTTCCTGTGGGTCGGTCGCCCTGAGGATGCCTGGAAGGTGTTGGCATTACAGGGCATGGGCGGGTTCGTTGCGATGTGGATCCTGTTCGGGAAGATGGCCCGAGAGGTGCGGCCTTCGTGGCCAAGTGCTGGTAAAGTCAAAGCCGCTCTGCGGATGGGGTGGCCCCTGTTCTTCTATCGCGGCGCGGCGAGCTTGTTTACGACTGCCAACACCTTCGTCCTGGGCGTCTTCGTTCCCCCTGAGCGCGTTGCTTTCTATGCCGGACCCGAGAAAATCGCGAAGGCAATGCTTTCCACTTTGGAGCCCTTCGGCCAGGCCCTTTACCCTCGCATGACCCGCCTGGCTGCTGAGGACGAGGTCAAGGCCGGTCGGCTCGGACGCGCGGCACTTGGTCTGGTCGCCACCCTAGGAATGGTACTGGGCTTCGTCACCTGGGCGGGAGCATCTCCCTTTGTGAGGCTCTTTCTTGGTGACGATTATGCTCCAGCCATCCCGGTGTTAAGGGTTCTGGCCTGGGTGATCCCGGCAAGCGCATTGGGCAACTTCCTTGGCATCCAGTGGATGTTACCGTACGGGATGGACCGAGTCTTCAATACCATCATCGCATCCTCAGGGGTGCTGAATATTGCACTTGCCCTCGTCCTGGCGCCGACAAGAGGCCCACTGGGGATGGCCACAGCGGTTGTGGCCACCGAAGCCCTGATAGCTCTCAGCGCGTTCGCCGTTCTCTGGCGCCGCCGGGCTGCGCTGTTGAGGTTGATCCATTATCGGGGTCGATTGACTTGA
- a CDS encoding glycosyltransferase family 4 protein, producing MRVALISGSYPPDPCGVGDYTARLAKALIDTGVDVRLLVPRSATPAPDDKHVEPVISSFRIRETARLAALVADLAADIVHVQYPALLYGRTPGSRLLPALLHLWARRSRVVVTIHEPAKTYLSLAYNSLPLLAAHGVIFVERNNLYAQWGRFRNAVAQKRVVQIIPIASNMPVTRLTPPEAEGLRQRLGVPKGGVMMCYFGQIKAAKGVHLFPEILRRLPGAHLVMIGPIENGRFAEELRAALSRPILASRVHFLGYLPPEEVARHLAAADVAVFPLLDGHVERSGSVLAAASQGTFTVTCHPTLRGLHGNMYYAAPGDVDQMVSAIRHYAGMKTAPHDVGEHWERIATQHVALYESLLGRGRPGS from the coding sequence GTGCGCGTAGCGCTTATTAGCGGCTCTTACCCGCCAGATCCTTGCGGGGTCGGAGACTATACGGCCCGGCTTGCGAAGGCCTTGATTGACACGGGCGTTGATGTGAGGCTCTTGGTTCCACGCAGCGCGACCCCGGCCCCTGATGATAAGCACGTGGAGCCGGTCATCTCCTCGTTTCGCATCCGCGAGACTGCACGACTTGCTGCCCTAGTGGCAGATCTAGCCGCTGACATCGTTCATGTTCAGTACCCGGCGCTGTTATATGGCCGCACTCCAGGCTCTCGCCTTCTCCCAGCACTGCTCCACCTTTGGGCGCGCCGAAGCCGCGTAGTGGTCACCATCCACGAGCCTGCCAAGACCTACCTGTCGCTGGCGTACAATAGCTTACCTCTTCTGGCCGCTCACGGCGTTATCTTTGTGGAAAGGAACAACCTGTATGCCCAGTGGGGGCGGTTTCGGAATGCTGTGGCTCAGAAGAGGGTTGTCCAAATCATTCCGATAGCCTCCAACATGCCTGTCACCCGCCTGACTCCGCCCGAGGCTGAAGGCTTGCGCCAGCGACTTGGGGTTCCTAAAGGTGGCGTGATGATGTGTTACTTCGGACAGATTAAGGCCGCAAAGGGGGTTCACCTCTTCCCTGAAATATTGCGCCGCCTACCGGGAGCCCACTTGGTCATGATTGGGCCCATCGAAAATGGGCGGTTTGCTGAAGAACTGCGGGCAGCACTATCTCGGCCCATTCTTGCGAGTAGGGTTCATTTCCTTGGCTACCTCCCACCCGAAGAGGTGGCTCGTCACCTGGCTGCCGCGGACGTGGCCGTTTTTCCGCTGCTTGACGGACACGTCGAGCGCAGCGGAAGCGTACTGGCGGCCGCCAGCCAAGGTACGTTTACGGTCACCTGCCACCCGACGCTCAGGGGCCTGCATGGTAACATGTATTACGCCGCCCCGGGCGACGTAGACCAGATGGTGAGCGCCATCAGGCATTACGCTGGCATGAAGACGGCCCCTCATGACGTAGGCGAACACTGGGAAAGGATCGCAACCCAACACGTCGCATTGTACGAGTCACTTCTCGGCCGGGGCAGACCCGGAAGCTAA
- a CDS encoding O-antigen ligase family protein yields MGGYVSSAGQNRWLWAMVLVHVFLTPFFFEFDNLPFRLTTTDLLAALIVLLWLTNRIRRQPGRASPPLLFPTLLFVGAHFLAILPATDRVVALREAVKIAGIFAVFFAVADTVRTADQRRTLAWVLTLAGAIVSGLAIVEAFRGPAGWSYAGTRPVVTMGSPNTVGAYLASIFPVSLSLLYQAILERSRLGARATIGLSLALMAIALAVSLSRGSWISLLVALPIVVVVLAGHRDGRAVLIGTLIALVATGVVVGAVLLARSGPGSNVLHTLTRRAVSIVSLDSAGDRVRWMMLRASWAMFLDNPWLGVGPGNFQSRLPAYIRPTGSVEKQLVPLALELEFPHNLPLHVAAEGGIVGLASLAVWVTSMFIQYARRLHEARRWVTKEALTNNLLTAGGFAGVVAALVGSLFGYPFVHHVWEPFVYAMVLGVAEPPAAEVPVRGTTQGIGSTASTSSELQGGGLPS; encoded by the coding sequence ATGGGGGGCTACGTCAGCTCGGCCGGCCAGAACAGATGGCTGTGGGCCATGGTGCTGGTCCATGTCTTTTTAACGCCCTTCTTCTTCGAATTCGACAACTTGCCCTTTCGCCTGACGACGACTGACCTGCTCGCGGCGCTGATTGTGTTGCTCTGGCTTACAAACCGCATACGGCGGCAACCAGGCCGTGCGAGCCCACCGCTTCTCTTTCCCACACTACTATTCGTAGGTGCCCATTTTCTGGCGATCCTGCCGGCCACGGATCGCGTGGTGGCTCTCAGGGAAGCTGTGAAGATCGCGGGCATCTTCGCCGTCTTCTTCGCGGTCGCCGATACAGTCCGCACGGCCGATCAGCGCCGTACACTGGCGTGGGTGCTCACCCTAGCCGGGGCCATCGTTTCTGGCCTCGCTATCGTCGAGGCATTCCGGGGTCCAGCAGGATGGAGTTATGCAGGTACCCGCCCGGTCGTTACGATGGGCAGTCCCAACACAGTGGGTGCGTACTTAGCGAGCATTTTTCCAGTTTCGCTCTCCCTCCTGTATCAAGCGATCCTAGAAAGGAGTCGTCTGGGCGCGCGGGCCACCATCGGTCTTTCCCTGGCCCTCATGGCGATCGCTCTTGCCGTCAGCCTGTCTCGGGGGAGCTGGATCTCGCTCTTGGTGGCCCTGCCCATCGTGGTAGTAGTCCTCGCTGGTCATCGGGATGGCAGAGCGGTTCTCATCGGTACCCTCATCGCGCTGGTCGCAACGGGTGTTGTAGTAGGGGCGGTGCTCCTTGCACGTTCCGGACCCGGCTCGAATGTGCTGCATACCCTGACCCGCCGGGCAGTGTCCATCGTCTCCCTCGATTCAGCGGGCGACAGGGTTAGATGGATGATGCTCAGGGCTTCCTGGGCGATGTTCCTGGACAACCCGTGGCTTGGCGTCGGGCCCGGAAACTTTCAATCCCGTCTACCTGCTTACATCCGGCCGACTGGATCTGTCGAGAAACAGTTGGTACCACTTGCGTTGGAGCTGGAGTTTCCTCATAACCTGCCTCTTCACGTGGCGGCTGAAGGAGGGATCGTCGGACTGGCGTCACTGGCCGTATGGGTTACGAGCATGTTCATCCAGTACGCTCGGCGACTGCATGAGGCTCGCCGATGGGTAACGAAGGAAGCCCTTACAAATAACCTGCTGACAGCGGGGGGCTTTGCGGGTGTAGTGGCCGCACTCGTCGGGTCTCTGTTCGGTTACCCCTTCGTGCATCATGTGTGGGAGCCCTTCGTATACGCCATGGTTCTCGGCGTTGCCGAGCCGCCGGCTGCTGAGGTGCCGGTAAGGGGGACAACGCAAGGCATTGGTAGCACCGCGTCCACCTCGTCCGAGCTGCAGGGAGGGGGGCTCCCGAGCTGA
- a CDS encoding glycosyltransferase, giving the protein MPPKAGTRSRLRVLLVWHGAAGGAHRRRFEALVRAGAELTVAVPSRWHENGRVVKTTGFEGDGYRVVPLKVVWPKHGALYLYTGSLARLWKAVRPQVVHVHEEPFSLSAAQALALAGLLRPRAAMVFEAWQNLYKRYPPPFSWVERRVLSRADHLIAGTSEIQDVLVRKGAKVPISVVPLGTSMDDFRRVDDPAIRATVRGGASFVIGYVGRLVPEKGVATLLKAAALLEGAWHVVVIGQGPERPALEELARQLGIHHRVSFLGALGHSDLPGYLSAMDVLVLPSLTTPRWKEQFGRVLIEAMACGVPAVGSSSGEIPRVVGDAGLVFREGDSNDLARCLRLLQSDSMLSAQLGMSGVDRVAKHFTWERVAAQTMDVYRQAYARRGLANHHELPEEIASRAVEMQ; this is encoded by the coding sequence GTGCCACCTAAGGCGGGCACCCGGTCCCGCCTCAGAGTGCTTCTTGTGTGGCACGGTGCGGCGGGCGGCGCTCATCGCCGGCGTTTCGAGGCTCTCGTCCGAGCAGGAGCCGAACTCACGGTCGCGGTACCCTCCAGATGGCATGAGAACGGCCGAGTGGTGAAAACCACCGGCTTCGAAGGTGACGGGTACCGAGTGGTCCCGCTGAAAGTGGTATGGCCCAAGCACGGCGCGCTGTATCTGTACACAGGCTCTCTGGCACGCCTGTGGAAGGCCGTCCGTCCCCAAGTGGTGCACGTTCACGAGGAGCCCTTCAGCCTGAGTGCGGCGCAGGCCCTCGCCCTCGCTGGCCTGTTGCGGCCCCGAGCGGCCATGGTTTTCGAAGCCTGGCAGAACCTCTACAAGCGCTATCCTCCCCCGTTCTCGTGGGTCGAGCGCCGGGTTCTGTCCCGGGCCGACCACCTGATCGCGGGTACGAGTGAGATCCAGGACGTACTGGTGCGAAAGGGGGCCAAAGTCCCTATTTCGGTTGTACCGCTTGGCACGAGCATGGATGACTTTCGGCGCGTTGACGACCCGGCGATACGGGCGACGGTCCGGGGCGGGGCCTCATTCGTCATAGGCTACGTGGGTCGGCTCGTTCCCGAAAAGGGGGTAGCGACCCTCCTCAAGGCCGCAGCGTTACTGGAGGGAGCGTGGCACGTCGTGGTCATTGGGCAAGGGCCTGAACGCCCCGCTCTCGAGGAATTGGCGCGTCAACTCGGCATCCATCACCGCGTCTCGTTTCTCGGCGCGCTGGGTCACAGCGACTTGCCCGGCTACCTTAGCGCCATGGACGTCCTCGTGCTCCCGTCGCTCACCACGCCCCGATGGAAAGAGCAGTTCGGACGGGTCCTCATCGAGGCGATGGCGTGTGGCGTCCCCGCGGTCGGCTCTTCTTCAGGTGAGATCCCCCGGGTAGTCGGCGATGCCGGCCTGGTTTTCCGCGAGGGCGACTCGAACGACCTCGCCCGGTGCTTGCGGTTGCTTCAGTCGGATTCGATGCTTTCCGCGCAACTGGGCATGTCGGGTGTGGACCGGGTTGCCAAACACTTTACGTGGGAACGAGTGGCTGCCCAGACGATGGACGTTTACCGCCAAGCCTATGCGAGGCGGGGGCTAGCAAACCACCATGAGCTACCTGAGGAAATTGCTTCGCGAGCGGTGGAGATGCAATGA
- a CDS encoding glycosyltransferase family 4 protein yields the protein MRIAFPIWEFRPTGGIERSVTEAVKWLLQRGHQVDVITARDNSPLHHERLRVVRLPIPRFSSAGRPLRSMLEVPPFVAAASLYLRHQRPLYDLVINYGVGQSLYQDVLVATSCHAAWMQTRRHLPSRGIGNPLNGFILRVERYNYRRGGHGAIVAVSRQVVTQLQHFYRIDPDEVTVVYPGVDIHEFSPTGREEARAQVMGHLALPPDAAVLVFAGQEYRRKGLDVVIRALAGLHNPKAHLVVVGHDPIAEPYMRALAGELGVAGRVHLAGARDDMPRYFRSADVFVFPSRMDAFGMVALEAMACAVPVIVSSDAGVSELIRQWENGVVLDTYGDPAEVASAVNRLLSDSGLRARLGESARKTALQHTWDHHSEAILAVGERVVRNSATLSGGVLR from the coding sequence ATGCGCATTGCGTTTCCCATATGGGAGTTCCGACCCACCGGCGGCATTGAGCGGTCGGTGACCGAAGCCGTGAAGTGGCTGCTCCAGCGAGGTCACCAAGTCGATGTGATTACCGCGCGGGATAACTCGCCCCTGCACCACGAACGCCTCAGGGTTGTCCGCCTTCCCATACCCCGATTCAGCTCTGCCGGCCGTCCTCTTCGCTCAATGCTGGAGGTCCCTCCCTTTGTGGCCGCGGCCTCCTTGTACCTGCGTCATCAGCGACCCTTGTACGACCTCGTCATCAACTACGGAGTGGGCCAGAGCCTATATCAGGACGTGCTCGTGGCGACCAGTTGCCATGCAGCCTGGATGCAAACGAGGCGTCACCTGCCGTCCCGCGGTATCGGTAATCCCTTGAACGGCTTCATACTGAGGGTCGAACGCTACAACTACCGCAGGGGAGGACATGGAGCCATCGTGGCTGTCTCACGCCAGGTCGTGACACAGCTACAGCACTTCTACCGGATCGACCCAGATGAGGTCACTGTCGTGTACCCGGGCGTTGACATCCACGAATTCTCGCCGACCGGACGTGAAGAGGCCAGGGCTCAGGTGATGGGACACCTTGCTCTGCCTCCCGATGCAGCGGTGCTTGTGTTCGCCGGGCAAGAGTACAGGCGCAAGGGGCTCGACGTGGTAATCCGAGCCCTCGCGGGCCTGCACAACCCAAAGGCCCACTTGGTGGTCGTAGGCCACGACCCCATTGCCGAACCATATATGCGGGCGCTGGCCGGCGAGCTTGGAGTCGCAGGCCGGGTGCACTTGGCGGGGGCTCGCGACGACATGCCCCGATACTTCCGTTCGGCGGACGTCTTCGTGTTCCCGAGCCGCATGGATGCTTTTGGGATGGTGGCGCTCGAGGCCATGGCCTGCGCCGTGCCGGTGATTGTCTCTTCCGACGCCGGCGTGAGCGAGCTCATCAGGCAATGGGAGAACGGCGTCGTGCTTGACACGTACGGTGACCCGGCTGAGGTCGCGTCAGCGGTGAATCGACTGCTCAGCGATAGTGGGCTGCGGGCGCGGCTTGGCGAATCCGCCAGAAAGACGGCCCTCCAACACACCTGGGACCATCACTCGGAGGCCATCCTGGCCGTGGGAGAACGCGTTGTGCGAAACAGCGCAACGCTGTCGGGGGGTGTGCTCCGTTGA
- a CDS encoding glycosyltransferase family 4 protein, giving the protein MVVVNGRFTRQPLTGVQRYAREMVRRLGPRVKVISPSRLARGAAGHLWEQLVLPSWAGADLLWSPANTGPLRVCNQVVTIHDLAVLEHPEWFAPAFARWYAWLLPRLVRRVRRIITVSQFCAARLVDRLGVPDEAIEVIPNGVDARFRPQPPEAVETVRRALRLPERYVLYVGSLEPRKNLRVLLDAWRQASSRLADVWLVIAGGTYRAFRNPGFREFPPRTLLVGHVGDDNLPGLYSGAVCFVYPSLYEGFGLPVLEAMACGVPVIASDIPALREVAGDAALLVPPIDARTLATTVVSLAGSAERRAELAERGLRRSRDYSWQGSAESTWQVLEELHALAREKASPCAASPEARPIR; this is encoded by the coding sequence GTGGTAGTGGTCAACGGACGCTTCACCCGGCAGCCGCTGACGGGTGTCCAGCGCTACGCCCGCGAGATGGTGCGGCGCCTAGGCCCCCGGGTGAAGGTGATCTCCCCTTCCAGGCTGGCACGGGGCGCTGCCGGCCACCTCTGGGAACAACTGGTGTTGCCCTCTTGGGCCGGCGCCGACCTCCTGTGGAGCCCGGCGAACACAGGCCCCCTGCGCGTGTGCAACCAGGTGGTGACAATCCACGACCTGGCCGTCCTCGAGCATCCCGAGTGGTTTGCTCCGGCTTTCGCTCGGTGGTATGCATGGCTCTTGCCCCGTCTCGTACGGAGGGTGAGGCGAATCATCACCGTGTCTCAGTTTTGCGCCGCTCGCCTCGTGGACCGGCTGGGGGTACCAGACGAGGCGATTGAGGTGATCCCAAACGGGGTCGATGCTCGTTTCCGGCCCCAACCGCCTGAGGCAGTGGAGACCGTGCGACGGGCGCTACGGTTGCCGGAGCGCTATGTGCTGTACGTGGGATCGCTGGAGCCCCGGAAGAACCTCCGGGTCCTGCTGGATGCCTGGCGCCAGGCCTCTTCGCGACTGGCTGACGTCTGGCTGGTCATCGCCGGCGGGACGTACCGAGCCTTTCGCAATCCCGGCTTTCGGGAGTTCCCGCCCCGCACGCTTCTGGTGGGCCACGTCGGCGACGACAACCTGCCGGGCCTGTATTCCGGAGCCGTGTGCTTCGTCTACCCCTCGCTTTACGAAGGGTTTGGGCTCCCCGTGCTCGAGGCGATGGCCTGCGGGGTCCCGGTGATCGCGTCGGACATCCCGGCCCTGCGGGAGGTAGCGGGCGACGCCGCCCTCTTGGTGCCGCCGATCGACGCCCGCACGCTGGCGACGACCGTGGTATCGCTGGCCGGGTCCGCTGAGAGGCGGGCCGAGCTTGCTGAACGCGGGTTACGGAGATCCAGGGACTACTCTTGGCAGGGTTCAGCCGAGTCGACGTGGCAAGTTCTGGAAGAGCTCCATGCCCTTGCCCGTGAGAAGGCGAGCCCCTGCGCAGCTTCGCCGGAAGCCCGCCCGATCAGGTGA
- the wbaP gene encoding undecaprenyl-phosphate galactose phosphotransferase WbaP, protein MLAVSDLAVVLACGALAYGLRLWTGGMLTPADYLELAPAALLFVAGLSVAGLYPGYGLGPVEELRRYAYVTSLVFLALVTATFLMKAGHLYSRGILLTAWALTTVALPATRALLRSLLSRTEWWGEPVVILGAGQTGHLVVRRLRANPGLGWRPVAVLDDDPSKWNTSMNGIPVLGGLELCTSLAAAGRISRAVLAIPGASWQRLADIVDRQARRFLRVSVVPDLFHLPSMWVSARDLQGILLLDIRSNLLDRRMRAVKRLAELLLALAVSVVALPVMALIVVAVKLDSPGPVLFGHERVGQGGRRFRALKFRTMVPNADSVLRESLARDAALRDEWAREHKLKNDPRITRVGRFLRRFSLDELPQLWNVLRGDMSLVGPRPIVADEAAKYGPAFDLYSRVRPGLTGLWQVSGRNDTSYEERVELDSYYIRNWSVWLDVYILMRTVTAVLSGKGAY, encoded by the coding sequence TTGCTGGCGGTCTCGGACCTCGCCGTCGTCCTCGCCTGCGGCGCCCTCGCATACGGGTTGCGCCTGTGGACGGGCGGCATGCTGACCCCGGCCGACTACCTGGAGCTCGCGCCGGCCGCGCTCCTGTTCGTCGCCGGTCTCTCTGTCGCCGGTCTCTACCCGGGCTACGGCCTCGGGCCGGTGGAGGAACTCCGCCGCTACGCCTACGTAACGTCGCTTGTGTTCCTGGCGCTCGTCACCGCCACGTTTCTGATGAAGGCAGGCCACCTGTACTCGCGAGGCATTCTGCTCACAGCCTGGGCACTCACGACGGTGGCGCTTCCCGCTACCCGCGCCCTTCTGCGCTCCCTCCTGAGCCGCACCGAGTGGTGGGGCGAACCCGTCGTCATCCTGGGCGCAGGCCAGACCGGCCACCTGGTCGTCCGGCGTCTGAGGGCCAACCCGGGCCTCGGATGGCGCCCCGTCGCCGTCCTCGACGACGACCCGTCGAAGTGGAACACGTCCATGAACGGCATCCCCGTGCTGGGAGGCCTCGAGCTGTGCACCTCGCTTGCTGCCGCAGGCCGTATCTCCCGTGCTGTCCTCGCCATCCCGGGCGCCTCCTGGCAGCGGCTGGCCGACATCGTGGACCGCCAGGCGCGCCGCTTCCTACGAGTGAGCGTCGTCCCCGACCTCTTCCACCTGCCGAGCATGTGGGTGAGCGCCCGCGACCTGCAGGGGATTCTCCTCCTCGACATCCGCAGCAACCTGCTGGACCGCCGCATGCGGGCCGTCAAGCGCCTTGCCGAACTCCTGCTGGCGCTCGCCGTCAGCGTCGTGGCCTTGCCGGTGATGGCGCTCATCGTCGTTGCGGTCAAGCTCGACTCGCCCGGCCCTGTGCTGTTCGGTCACGAGCGCGTCGGGCAGGGCGGGCGGAGGTTCAGGGCGCTCAAGTTTCGCACGATGGTGCCCAATGCCGACTCGGTTCTCCGTGAGTCGCTGGCCCGAGACGCCGCCCTCCGCGACGAGTGGGCTCGGGAGCACAAGCTGAAGAACGACCCCCGCATCACCCGAGTCGGCCGATTCCTTCGCCGCTTCAGCCTGGACGAGCTGCCACAGCTCTGGAACGTTCTCCGGGGCGACATGAGCCTGGTCGGGCCCCGCCCCATCGTGGCGGACGAGGCGGCCAAGTACGGCCCGGCGTTCGACCTCTACAGCCGGGTGCGCCCTGGCCTCACCGGTCTCTGGCAGGTCTCGGGCCGCAACGACACCTCGTACGAAGAGCGGGTCGAACTCGACTCCTACTACATCCGCAACTGGTCGGTGTGGCTGGACGTCTACATCCTGATGCGCACGGTCACGGCCGTCCTCAGCGGGAAGGGTGCGTACTGA